AGGCGGCGCTCGAAGCCGAACTCGCCTACCTCCGCAGCATCGCCCCGCCCGTCGCGCTCAACCCCGCCGCCCCGTCCTGGGCGAGGCATCCCGACCCCCTCGTCCGCGGCGGCCAGTCCGATCTCCACGGCTGGGACCCCGCATGGGAGCGGCCGGGGTGATGGGCAAAACGAAAGGCCGCCCCCCTCAACACCTTCCCGGCGCGCGGCGCTGGCGCGCCGCGTCCGGGAAGGTGCGGAAGGAGGGGCGAGCCACGACACCATCGAGACGGGAGATGCATGAAACGGAGGCGCCGCAACCCCCTCGTCCCCGTCTGGCACGATCCTGCGTCGGCGGCTATGAATGAACGGACATTCCGGCCCCCGTCCGCCCGCCGGCGGCGCCGCGGGCCGAGGCCAACCGCGCGAGGATCCGCCAGAGATGACCGAACCGACCGGACCGCTGAAGGGCTACCGCATTCTCGATCTGACGAATGTGCTGTTCGGCCCGTTCGGGACGCAGACCCTGGGCGACTGGGGCGCCGAGATCATCAAGATCGAGACCCTGACCGGCGACATGTGGCGGAGTTCCGGCCAGTTCCGCAATCCGGGCATGAGCGGCCAGTTCATGGCGGCGAACCGCAACAAGCGCAGCCTCGCCCTCGACCTGAAGCATCCCGAAGGCAAGGCGGTGCTGCGCCGCCTGCTGCCGACGGCGGACGCCCTGGTCAGCAACATCCGCCCCGCCGGGCTGGCGCGGCTCGGTTTCAGCTACGAGCAGTGCCGCGAGCTCAACCCGACGATCGTCTACGCCACGGCCACCGGCTTCGGCCAGGACGGCCCCTGGCGGGCGCGGCCGGCCTTCGACGAGATCATCCAGGCGGCCTCCGGCTTCGCCGCGGCAATGGGCACCGACGACGAGCCGGCCTTCGTGCCCAGCCTGATCGGCGACAAGATCTGCGGCATGGCGCTGACCTCGGCCGTGACGGCGGCCCTCCTGCACCGCGAGCGCACCGGCGAGGGCCAGATGGTCGAGGTGCCGATGCTGGAGACGCTGGCCGCCTTCAACAGCATCGAGATGCTGGGCGGCTCGGCCTTCGTCCCGCCGATCGGCCCGACCGGCTACAAGCGCATGAAGGCCCGCCGCCCGGTCGCGACGAAGGACGGCTGGCTGACGATGCTCCCCTACTCGGGCGACAACTGGTGCGCCTTCTTCGAGGCCGTCGGCCACCCCGAGTGCATCGAGGAGTTCCAGGTCCGCGACCCCGTCAAGCGGGCGCAGAACATCGACCGCATCTACGACCGGATGCGCGACATCGCGGTCCTGCGGACGACGGCGGAGTGGGAAGAGCTGCTGCTGGCCATCGACGTGCCGCACACGGCCTTCACCAAGCTCACCGAGGTCGCCGAGCAGGAGCATCTGAAGGCGGTGGAGATGTTCCCCGAACTCGACCACCCGACGGAGGGCAAGATCCGCCAGGCGCGGCCGCCGGCCCGCTTCGGCGCCAGTCCCGCCGGCGTCCACCGGCTGGCGCCCCGCCTCGGCGAGCACACCCGTGAGATCCTGCAGGAGGCCGGCTTCGCCGACGGCGAGATCGAGGCGCTGCTCGAAGCCAAGGCGATCGGAGCGGCGTCATGACCGAGCGGAACTTCCGCGCCGCCGGCTACGCCTGGCGCCTCTACTGCGGCGCCGGCGCCATCGAGCAGGGCCTGGGCGAGGCGGTCAAGCGGGCGGGGGCCATGCGCGCCTTCGTGATCTGCTCGCCGTCGATCAACCGGCGCACCGACACCGTGCGGCGGATCGAGGCGACGCTGGGTGCCGCCTATGCCGGCGTCTTCGACGGCATCGAGAAGGACTCGTCCTACGCCTCGGTGAGTGCGGCGACCGCGGCGGCGAAGGCGGCGGGGGCCGACATGCTGATCGCGGTCGGCGGCGGCAGCGTCATCGTCGCGGTGCGGGCGGTGGCGATCTTCCTCGGCGAGGCGGGCCACCCCTTCGCGCTGATGACGCAGTATCCCGAGGGGAAGCCGGCCTACAGCCCGCGGCTGATGGCGCCGAAGCTGCCGATCGTCAACATCCCGACGACGCCGACCAGCGCCATGAACCGCGCCGGGACGGGCCTGAAGAACCCCGACCTCGAGCACCGGATGGAGTATTTCGATCCGAAGACCCGGCCGCACTCGATCTTCCTCGACGAGGCCGTGCTGCTGAGTGCGCCGCCGGACGTGGTGCGCTCGACCGCGACGACGGTCTTCGCCGGCCAGGTCGGCGCCATGTCGCAGACGGGCCTCAACCCGCTCGCCGAGGGCGACCGCGACCAGGCCTTCCGCCTCGCCCACCGCGCCTACCTGCGGCTGATGGACGAACTGGACAACCCGGCGCTGCGCATCGACCTCTGCCTCGCGGCCTTCCTGCAGAACCGCGCCGAGGACGACGGCCTCGCCGGCTTCCGGGGCGGCGCCTTCCGCGGCAACTACGCCGTGTCGACGGCCCTGCACGTGCGCTACCCGAAGGTGGGCCAGGGCGAGTCGACCTCGGTCCTGCACGCGACCGCCATGCGCATCGCCGAGGACGTCGATCCGCAGTCGGCCCGCCAGGTGGCCGAGGCGCTCGGCATCTGGCGCGACGGCATGGGCACCGCCGACGCGACCCATGCCGTCGCCGACACGGTGGAGGCGATCTACACGCGGGTCGGCGTTCCCACGCGGCTCAGCCAGCTCGACATACCGGAGGACGACCTGCCGAACATCGCCCGCGAGACGACCAAGAATTTCAACGCCAACCCCAACGCCCGCTCGCCGGAAAAGCAGATCGAGGCCTCGCTGCACCTGCTCCGACACGCCTGGTAGGGGGAGGGGCGGCTGATTCGTTCCGCAGCCGATCAACGGGTCAGAAGGTCGGCTGAGATCAGGATGAGCATCGTCGATATCCAGACCACCGTGCCCACCGCTGCGATGCGAACCAGTGGCGCCTCGCGGCGGAGGTGCATGAAGAACCACAGGATGAGCGCGGCCTTCGCCACGGCGATGCCGATGCCGAGCACGGCGTTGCCGGCGCCGAGCGAGAAGAAGCTGCCGGCCACGGTCAAGGCGAGCAGTCCCATGAGGGCGGCCCAGACGGCGATCAGTCGCGCTGCATCGGCCTTCATGCTCATCGCGCCAGGTAGAGGACGGGGTAGAGGAACACCCAGACGATATCGACGAGGTGCCAGTAGAGGCCGCAGACCGCGACGGTAACCGCTCGCTCGGGCAGGGGCAGGCTGCGTCTGCCGATCCGCCAGGCGAGGCCGGCGAGGATGGCGATGCCGACGGTCATGTGCGCTGCGTGCAGCCCCGTCCCGACGAGGTAGAGGTTCATGAAGAGCTGCTCGACCGGGCTGGAAAAGTCGAACCGGCCGCCGAAGCCCGGCAGCAGGCCCTGGTGGATCTCCTTCGTGTACTCGACGGCCTTCAGCACGAGGAAGCCGAACCCGAGTCCGGCGGCGCCCGACAGCAGCGCTGCAGCCGGCCGTCGCAGGCCGCAATCCGCCGCCTGCACCGCCAGCGCCACGAGCAGGCTCGACGTCAGCAGCAGGGCGGTGTTCGCGGCGCCGATCCAGACGTGCAGCCGGGCGGATGCCGCGACCACCGCCTCCGGATAGAGGATGCGGTAGGTGAGCGCGCCGGCGAAGAGCCCCCCGAACAGCAGCACCTCGCTCGCGAGGAAGAGGTACATGCCGAGCATGTCGGCCTCGCGCTGCTGGGCGGCGGTGCTGAACGGCTCGCGCACGGGCAGGGTGTCAGCCAGCGTCGCTCTCCTGCTCGATCTCGTAGTCGTAGGGTGGCCGCGTGACCACCGGGATCGTCTCGAAATTGTGCTTCGGCGGCGGCGAGGCCACGGTCCACTCGAGCCCGGTCGCGCCCCAGGGATTCGGGCCCGCCGGCTCGCCGTTGCGCAGCGAATAGAACAGGTACGCGAAGGGCAGCAGGTAGGCGACGCCGAGGATCGTCGCCCCCGCCGACGACAGGACGTGCAGCACCTGGAAGCCCGGATCGTACACGTGATAGCGCCGCGGCATCCCCAGATAGCCGAGAAGGAACTGCGGGAAGAAGGTCAGGTTGAAGCCGAGGAAGATGAAGACGGCGGACAGGCTGCCCCAGACGATGGAATAGTGCCGTCCCGTGATCTTCGGCCACCAGTAGTGCAGGGCGCCGAAGAACGCCGACACCGTTCCGCCCACCATGATGTAGTGGAAGTGCGCGACGACGAAGTAGGTGTCGTGCACGTGCACGTCGACGGCCAGCATCGCCAGGATGAGGCCGGTCAGGCCGCCGACGACGAACAGCCCGATGAACCCCATCGCGAACAGGAAGGGCGGGTCGAGCGAGATGTGGCCTTTGTAGAGGGTGGCCGTCCAGTTGTAGACCTTGATGCCCGAAGGCACGGCGACGACGAGGCTGAGAAACGAGAAGACGGCGCTGGCATACATCGACTGGCCGGAGACGAACATGTGGTGTCCCCAGACCAGGAAGCCGACGAGGGCGATGGCGATCGAGGATGCGGCGACGAACCAGTAGCCGAACACCGGCTTGCGGGCCGCGGCCGCCACGAGTTCGCTGGTCACGCCGAGCGCCGGCAGCACCATGATGTAGACCGCCGGGTGGCTGTAGAACCAGAACAGGTGCTGGTAGAGCAGCGGGTCGCCGCCGAGCGCCGGGTCGAAGATGCCGATGCCGAAGAGACGCTCCGCGGCGATCAGCACCAGCGAGATCGTCAGCACGGGGGTCGCCAGGACGAGGATGATCGAGGTCGCGTAGTGCGACCAGACGAACAGCGGCAGCCGCCCCCAGGTCATGCCCGGCGCGCGCAGGGTGTGCACCGTCACGATGAAGTTCAGGCCCGTCATGATCGACGAGAAGCCGACGACGAAGATCGCCGTCGCCGCCAGCACGACATTGCCGTTCGCGAACATCGAGGAGAGCGGCGTGTAGAAGGTCCAGCCGGTGTCGACGCCGCCGGTGATCAGGATGAACACCGTGAACAGCCCGCCCACCATGTAGACGTACCAGCTGATCAGGTTCAGGCGCGGGAAAGCCAGGTCGCGTGCGCCGATCATCAGCGGCAGCAGGAAGTTGCCGAAGACGTTGGGGATCGAGGGAATGAGGAAGAACCAGACCATGATCACGCCGTGCAGCGTGAAGGCGCGGTTGTACCCCTCGTTCGACAGCAGGTCGCCTTCCGGCGTCAGGAGGTCGGCGCGCATCAGCGCCGCCGCCGCGCCGCCGATGAAGAAAAAGAAGGTGACCGACACGAGATAGAGCAGCGCGATCCGCTTGTGGTCCGTCGTGAAGAACCAAGAGCGCAGCGTGTGGCCGGCGCGCAGATAGCTGATGCGCTCTTCCGCCGTCTCCGCGACCGTCTTCTCGCTGATCCCGGCCCCCATTTCGATCGACCGATCGTCCGGCGCGCTCCGTGACACGGTCATCGCGGCTCCTTCGGGCTCTCGGTCGCGAGCGACTTGATGTAGGCGAGCAGCTGGGCGACCTGCTCCTCGTCGAGGATGTTCCGAAAGGTCGGCATGATCGGCGGATAGCCGGCCGCGATCTGGCTCTGCGGCAGCAGGATGCTGTCCCGGATATACTGGTCGTCGGCGGTCGCGACCTCGCCGCCCTGCAGGGGCACCGGCTTGCCGTAGAGGCCTTCCAGCGGTGGTGCGTGGACCGTCGCTGCCGGTCCATGGCAGCCGCTGCAGCCGCGGCTGCGGAAGATTTCGGCTCCGGCCGCGGCCAGCGTCATGTCGGTATCCGACTCCGCGAGCCAGCGGGCGAAGTCGGCTTTCGACAGCGCGACAAAGGTGCCGCGCATCGTTGAATGGTCGGTGCCGCAGAATTCGGCGCAGGCGAGCGCATAGCGGCCGGCCCGGTCGGCGGTGAACCAGAGGGTGGTGTAGCGGCCCGGCAGCACGTCCTGCTTCACGCGAAGCGCCGGGATGAACAGGCTGTGGATCACGTCCTGCGAGGTCATCACCAGCTTCACCGCGGTGCCGACGGGGACGTGCAGTTCGTCGATCTCGCGCTGCCCGCCCGGATGCTGGAACTTCCACATCCAGCGCTTGGCGACGACGTCGATCTGTACCGCATCGGACGGCGGGCGGTGCAGGTCGACGAACAGCATCAGCGACCAGACGAAGAAGCCGATGATCAGCAGGAACGGCACCACCGCCCAGGACACTTCCAGCCAGACGTTGCGGTTCATCGGGTGCTTGCGGTCGGCGGGCTTGCCGCGGCGGTAGCGGACGGCGAAGACGACGATCAGGGCGAAGACCGGAACCGACAGCGCGACGATCAGCGCCGTGAAGCCGCTCAGCAGCGTGTCGACCTGCGCCGCATGGACCGATGCGCGGCCGGGCCAGAGATCGATGACGCCGCTCATGCCGGACCGCTCCCGCTGCGCTCCGACGCCGATCGTCGGTCGCGGCGGACGGCGAGCACGACGAAGCCCCCCAGGCCCAGTACGGTCAGGCCGCCGCCGACGCGCAGCAGCGTCCGGACCGCCGAACCATAGGTGCCCGTCGCCGGATCGTAGTGGTAGCACAGCAGGAGCAGTTGGTCGGTCCAGCCGCCGATCTCGCCGCGCCCCGCCTCGGTCAGCGCCAGATGCAGGTCGGTGGGATCCTGCGTCACGCCATAGAGCCAGCGCGCCAGCCGGCCGTCGGCGGTGAGCAAGGCCACCGCCGCGACGTGGGCGTACTGTCCGATCCGCTCATCATACGCGAAGTGGTAGCCGATCGCGTCTGTGACCGCCGCGATCGTCTCCGCCGCGCCCGTCGTGGCGTGGATGCCGCCGCTCGCCGTCAGCGCCGGAAAGGCCTCGCCCAACGCGTGCAGCGCGGCACTCGCCTGCGCATCGCCTTCGCGCGGATCGATGCCGAACGCGACGACCGCGAAGTCGCGACCCGCCTCGTACTCCTGCGCGCGGACGGCCTGCGCCAGACCCGACAGCGTCACGCCGCAGATGTTCGGGCAGTCGTGAAGGACCGGCGCCAGGAGCAGCGGCTTGCCGGCCGCGAGCGCGCGCAGCGTCGTCTCGCGCCCCTCGGCGTCACGGAGCGGTGCATCCATCGGTACCCCCGCATCCGCCTTATGGTCGATGCCGGTGCGCGCAAAGGGATCGAACGGTGCCTCGGCCCAGGCCGGCATGGCCATGGCGAGGGTCCACAAGAGGGTCAGCAGCGACGCCAGCCGCTTCATGGCGCGGGCTCCCGAGGGTCCGGCCATCCACGGGCGGCGAGGATGTCCATCGCGCGCTCGACGGGAATGCGCGCATGGGTGCGCGACGCGTCGGTCCAGCCGTAGCCTTCGATCATCATTCGTCCCGCGCTCTCGATGGCGGCCCGGTCGCCCGGCGGATAGACCTCCAGGCGTGGGATGGGCGGTTCCAGCGGAACGGCCGCGACGCCCTGCGCGGGCGGCCTGCCGCCAATGTTCGGCATGAAGGCCAGAATACCGGCGACGATCGCCATCGAGACGAGAATGAGCCCGATCAGGCCGGCGCCGACTTTGACGATGCCCCTCGCCGGCACCCCGGTTTCCTCGAAGCCGGGACCATCGACCGCCGTGCGGGCGACGTTGCCGTCACGGCTCATGTCGCAGCCTCCCGTGCCGGCGTACGGATGCGGACACGACCGGCAACGACCATCGCTGCACCCGACAGGCACCCGAGCCCGCCGACCGACAGCAGCCACGCCGCGATGCCAACGGCACCGGCTTCCTCGCCGCCCGCCGGCAGGACCAGCCAGGCCGCTTCGATGGCGCTGGCGACGACCTGCAGGGTGCAGAGCGCGGTCAGCCAGCGGCGCCCCTGGCGGACCGGCTTGAAGAGAAGAAGCGCCGCAGTGCCGAGGCGCAGCGTGGCGACCACCGCGAACAGCGTGCCCCACACGGCGCCGCTGCGGTTCAGGTACCAGCGCACGCCGGGCGGCAGGTTGCCCGACCAGATGATGAAGTAGGGCATGAACGCGAAATAGGCCCACAGCAGCAGTCCCGCGAGCAGCAGCCCGCCCAAGACCCCCGGGCGATCGAGGTGCGGGCGCGCCGCCAGCGTCGCCAGCACCAGCAGGGCGAGCGCCGTGTCGACCTGGATGGCGAGCGCGTAGAGGCCGAATCCCGACGAGTGGAATTCCGGCTCGAGCGACATCAGCCAGTCGACGCTGACGGACGTGCCCGCGACCGCGAAGAACACCAACCCGATACAGGAAACCGGGGTCGACCAAGTCGGCCGCAGGTGCAGCAGGCCGGCGAGGACGATCGCCACGGCGAAGAACACGACGGTGCGGGTGACGAAAAACCAGGGCGAGAGGTAGAGGCTGCGGAAGGCACCCTCCAAGCTCTCGCTCGCCCAGGCGTAGAGCGGGTGGATGCCGCAGAGTACCGGCAGGAGCGCCAGTACCGCGATCGGCAGCAGCAGGACCGCCGTCTCCGATGCCGGCGTCAGCTCCTTGCTCCAGCGACCCGGTATCAGGCGCATCATCATCAGCAGGCACAGCGCACCTATCGGCAGTGCACTCCACAGGAAGGCCGCGGCCAGCCAGCCGCGCAGGGCACGCGCGGGATCCGCGAGCACGAGCAGCAGGGCCGCCGCGCCAACTGCTGCGCCGATCGCCGCCGTCAGCTTCGGCGCGTGGACGACGAGAGGGCGCGTCATCGCCGGCCCTCCTCGGCCGCCAGCTGCCGCCGGTCCTCTTCCGGGAGATCGGCGACAGCCGCCATCTGACTCAACTGCAGGGCGCGGATATAGGCGGCGATCGCCCACCTGTCGGCCGGCCGAACCCGGTCCGCATAGGCGTACATCACGCCGTAGCCGTCGGTGATCACGTCGACGAAATAGACCGAGGGCACGTCGCGCAGCCGCGGCTGGTGAAAGGTCGGCGGCTGCGGAAACCCGCGGGCGGGAACGGTGCCGCGGCCGTCCCCGGCGTAGCCGTGGCAGGGCGTGCAGTAGATGCCGAAGCGCTCACGGCCGCGTTCGAGCAGTGCACGCGTCATCTGCGGCCGTGTTGTGAGCGCCGCGAGGCGTGCGGGAGCGTCCCGGGCGACCGTGCCTTCGGGCGGTGCCTGCAGGGCCTTGCCGTCACGGAACAGCTTGCTCGCCTCGTAGTGGTCGTAGCGGGGCTGGCTGCCCATGTCGTCGCAGGCGGTCAGGAGCAGGAGGGCCGCGAGCGGTCGCAGCAGGTCGAGAGGCGCGCGGCTCATTCCGGCTCCTCCGTATGTCCGACCGTATCGACCCGCACGCAGTCCAACCCGATCAGGAACCGTTCCGCCGCGCCGCGCTCGAACCGGGGATCGTCCCCATAGATCAGCAGGAAGAACTTGTCGGAACTGGCGAGGTGGAAACTGTCGACGCCGAACAAAGGGTGGTGCAGCCGCGGCAGGCGGTTCAGTGCCAGCATCGTGCCGATCGAGAACAGCACCGCGAACAGCACCGTCATCTCGAAGGTGATGAGCATGAACGCCTCGGGCGGCGTATGCGCCCGGCCGTCGATGAGGATCGGAAAGTCGAGGTTCGTGTAGACCTGCATGCCGTAGCCGAGCAGGCCGCCGAAGATGCCGCCGGCGAGGGTCATCCAGGCGACGCGCCTGTCGTCGAGACCGAGCGCCTCGTCCAGCGCCTCGATCGGGAAGGGCGAGAACGCTTCGATCCGTTGGTAGCCGGCATGACGCGCCTTGCCCACCGCCTCGACCAGCGCCTCGGCCTTCTCGAACTCGCCGAGGATCCCGAAGACCTCCGTGTGCGGCGACGGCTCACGCATCGCGCGCCTCCACCGTGTCCTCGAACAGCGCCTCCTTCACCTCGAACGCGGAAATGACCGGCAGGAACCGGACGAACAGCAGGAACGGCACCATGAAGACGCCGAGCATCCCCGCGTAGAGGCTCCATTCCCAGAAGCTCGCGTGGTAAGGCCCCCAGGACGAAACGAGGTAGTCCCGGTACAGCGACGTCACGAGCAGCATGTAACGCTCGAACCACATGCCGATGCCGACGGAGAGGCCGATCAGGAAGAGGCCGGCCGGGCTGCGCCGGACGCTGCGCAGCCACAGCAGCTGCAGCGGCACGAAGTTAGCGATCACCGCGCCCCAGTAGCTCGAGGCATAGTCGCCGCCGAACCGGTCGTAGAGGGTCGCGACCTCCTGGTGCTCGTTGGCGTACAGGACGTCGAAGATCTCGGCGAAGTAGCCGTAGGCGGTCATCAGCCCCGTCGCCAGCGTCAGCTTGCCGAGCAGGTCGAGATGCCGCGGCG
This genomic stretch from Constrictibacter sp. MBR-5 harbors:
- a CDS encoding DUF3341 domain-containing protein gives rise to the protein MREPSPHTEVFGILGEFEKAEALVEAVGKARHAGYQRIEAFSPFPIEALDEALGLDDRRVAWMTLAGGIFGGLLGYGMQVYTNLDFPILIDGRAHTPPEAFMLITFEMTVLFAVLFSIGTMLALNRLPRLHHPLFGVDSFHLASSDKFFLLIYGDDPRFERGAAERFLIGLDCVRVDTVGHTEEPE
- the ctaD gene encoding cytochrome c oxidase subunit I; translated protein: MGAGISEKTVAETAEERISYLRAGHTLRSWFFTTDHKRIALLYLVSVTFFFFIGGAAAALMRADLLTPEGDLLSNEGYNRAFTLHGVIMVWFFLIPSIPNVFGNFLLPLMIGARDLAFPRLNLISWYVYMVGGLFTVFILITGGVDTGWTFYTPLSSMFANGNVVLAATAIFVVGFSSIMTGLNFIVTVHTLRAPGMTWGRLPLFVWSHYATSIILVLATPVLTISLVLIAAERLFGIGIFDPALGGDPLLYQHLFWFYSHPAVYIMVLPALGVTSELVAAAARKPVFGYWFVAASSIAIALVGFLVWGHHMFVSGQSMYASAVFSFLSLVVAVPSGIKVYNWTATLYKGHISLDPPFLFAMGFIGLFVVGGLTGLILAMLAVDVHVHDTYFVVAHFHYIMVGGTVSAFFGALHYWWPKITGRHYSIVWGSLSAVFIFLGFNLTFFPQFLLGYLGMPRRYHVYDPGFQVLHVLSSAGATILGVAYLLPFAYLFYSLRNGEPAGPNPWGATGLEWTVASPPPKHNFETIPVVTRPPYDYEIEQESDAG
- a CDS encoding iron-containing alcohol dehydrogenase, whose product is MTERNFRAAGYAWRLYCGAGAIEQGLGEAVKRAGAMRAFVICSPSINRRTDTVRRIEATLGAAYAGVFDGIEKDSSYASVSAATAAAKAAGADMLIAVGGGSVIVAVRAVAIFLGEAGHPFALMTQYPEGKPAYSPRLMAPKLPIVNIPTTPTSAMNRAGTGLKNPDLEHRMEYFDPKTRPHSIFLDEAVLLSAPPDVVRSTATTVFAGQVGAMSQTGLNPLAEGDRDQAFRLAHRAYLRLMDELDNPALRIDLCLAAFLQNRAEDDGLAGFRGGAFRGNYAVSTALHVRYPKVGQGESTSVLHATAMRIAEDVDPQSARQVAEALGIWRDGMGTADATHAVADTVEAIYTRVGVPTRLSQLDIPEDDLPNIARETTKNFNANPNARSPEKQIEASLHLLRHAW
- a CDS encoding cytochrome C oxidase subunit IV family protein, translating into MKADAARLIAVWAALMGLLALTVAGSFFSLGAGNAVLGIGIAVAKAALILWFFMHLRREAPLVRIAAVGTVVWISTMLILISADLLTR
- a CDS encoding cytochrome c oxidase subunit 3; this encodes MREPFSTAAQQREADMLGMYLFLASEVLLFGGLFAGALTYRILYPEAVVAASARLHVWIGAANTALLLTSSLLVALAVQAADCGLRRPAAALLSGAAGLGFGFLVLKAVEYTKEIHQGLLPGFGGRFDFSSPVEQLFMNLYLVGTGLHAAHMTVGIAILAGLAWRIGRRSLPLPERAVTVAVCGLYWHLVDIVWVFLYPVLYLAR
- a CDS encoding CoA transferase, with protein sequence MTEPTGPLKGYRILDLTNVLFGPFGTQTLGDWGAEIIKIETLTGDMWRSSGQFRNPGMSGQFMAANRNKRSLALDLKHPEGKAVLRRLLPTADALVSNIRPAGLARLGFSYEQCRELNPTIVYATATGFGQDGPWRARPAFDEIIQAASGFAAAMGTDDEPAFVPSLIGDKICGMALTSAVTAALLHRERTGEGQMVEVPMLETLAAFNSIEMLGGSAFVPPIGPTGYKRMKARRPVATKDGWLTMLPYSGDNWCAFFEAVGHPECIEEFQVRDPVKRAQNIDRIYDRMRDIAVLRTTAEWEELLLAIDVPHTAFTKLTEVAEQEHLKAVEMFPELDHPTEGKIRQARPPARFGASPAGVHRLAPRLGEHTREILQEAGFADGEIEALLEAKAIGAAS
- a CDS encoding cytochrome c produces the protein MSRAPLDLLRPLAALLLLTACDDMGSQPRYDHYEASKLFRDGKALQAPPEGTVARDAPARLAALTTRPQMTRALLERGRERFGIYCTPCHGYAGDGRGTVPARGFPQPPTFHQPRLRDVPSVYFVDVITDGYGVMYAYADRVRPADRWAIAAYIRALQLSQMAAVADLPEEDRRQLAAEEGRR
- the coxB gene encoding cytochrome c oxidase subunit II; translation: MSGVIDLWPGRASVHAAQVDTLLSGFTALIVALSVPVFALIVVFAVRYRRGKPADRKHPMNRNVWLEVSWAVVPFLLIIGFFVWSLMLFVDLHRPPSDAVQIDVVAKRWMWKFQHPGGQREIDELHVPVGTAVKLVMTSQDVIHSLFIPALRVKQDVLPGRYTTLWFTADRAGRYALACAEFCGTDHSTMRGTFVALSKADFARWLAESDTDMTLAAAGAEIFRSRGCSGCHGPAATVHAPPLEGLYGKPVPLQGGEVATADDQYIRDSILLPQSQIAAGYPPIMPTFRNILDEEQVAQLLAYIKSLATESPKEPR
- a CDS encoding SCO family protein; this translates as MKRLASLLTLLWTLAMAMPAWAEAPFDPFARTGIDHKADAGVPMDAPLRDAEGRETTLRALAAGKPLLLAPVLHDCPNICGVTLSGLAQAVRAQEYEAGRDFAVVAFGIDPREGDAQASAALHALGEAFPALTASGGIHATTGAAETIAAVTDAIGYHFAYDERIGQYAHVAAVALLTADGRLARWLYGVTQDPTDLHLALTEAGRGEIGGWTDQLLLLCYHYDPATGTYGSAVRTLLRVGGGLTVLGLGGFVVLAVRRDRRSASERSGSGPA